The genomic window TTGTTTGGGCGCCTACCCACGGCTCACGCCGTGGGCTGGAATTGTGCCGGCCTCGCTTCGCTCGGGCTGGGGTTGTGCGTCACTTCGATGTGCGGAAGTGTGTCAACAAAAGCATAGATCCTGGGCTTTGCCCAGAGGGGTTGGGTTCAGGGATTGGAATGCCTGTTAGCGGTTGGCGGTGCGGGCGGAGTAGGGGTCCTTCGACTCGGGCGTGCGCCCTCGCTCAGGATGACAACTTTTTATTGTTTGTCATTACTCAAGATGCGGGATGACTTCAACAAACCCTAGATCTTCGACTCGGGCTGACGCCCTCGCGGACGGCGTATCGGCGCTGAAGGGGCTCGGGATATTTGCTTGGGCGCCTACCCACGGCTCACGCCGTGGGCTGGAATTGTGCCGGCCTCGCTTCGCTCGGGCTGGGGTTGACTTCGCTCAGGATGACAGGGGTGAGCTCGGGGATTGGAATGCCTCTGCGCGAATGCGACTCGGTACTCAGGTACCTTTCACTCCATCGCATAAATTGCCAGGCCGCTGAGGAGTTTGGGATAGAAGTCGGTGGATTTTTGCGGCAGCACCTCGCCGGCAAAAGCGATGTCCCGCACCTGGTCGACGCGCACCGGGTTTACGAGGAACGCGACATTCGCCCCACCCTGCGCCTGCTGGATGGCCTCGCCGGCCTCGCGCACGTAGCGGATGTTCTGCTGAAGTCGAATGGACTCTTCGGATAAACCGAGCACGTGCTCGAGCAGGATCTTGTGCAGGTGAACGAGGTCAAGCTCGCGCTGGCGCGCCGGTACTCCCGCCAGCACCGAGTCTGCGGCGCCAGGCCGGGCGCGCAGGAGAAACGCCTCGTGCCCGATCACGGCAACGAAGGCGGTTCCCTGCTGGCCGGCGTGATCAAGCAGCGGGAACAGGCGCACCGGATCGGCAGCCGCGGACTGCTCGACCGTGAAGTAGGGAAACGCGCTGCGCAGGAACAGGTCTTTGTCAAACCCGGGCACGCCGCTGATGACGCGGTGCGTGGGCAGGATGAGCAGGCCGGGCGCGTCCATGTTGACGAAGGTCATGATGGCGAAAGCCGATGCTGCATCGGTTTTTCCGCCGGAAGTTGCGCAACGCTCGTCGTGGTAGTCCTGGGCGGTTTCGTAGCGATGGTGGCCGTCGGCAATGATGATCTTTTTATCGGCCATCAGGCCGACCACTTGCCGGACGACGTCGCGCTCGCCGCAACGCGACAGGCGGTGCTCCACGCCGTATTCGTCGCGTACCCGGATTTCGGGAGTGGAGGCCGTCTTCAGCAGCAAGCCATCAATTCTGCCGCGAGGATCGCTGTACAGCATGAAGAGCTGCTCGAATTGAGCGCGCGTGGCCCGCAACAGATCCAACCGGTCCTGCTTGGGCTTGGCATGGGTAAGCTCGTGACGGAAAACGACGGCGTCGGAGTATTCATAAATGCGGCCCAGGGCGATGAAGGCGCGGCGCTCCATCTCCTTGGTCGCACCGGCCGGCGTAAATCGCTGGCAGTAGGTGTAGAGGGAGGGCTCGGGATCGGCGCGCAGTACGCCTTGATCGCGCCACTCGCGAAAATGCTCGGCCGCAGCCTGGTATACGTCGGGTTTTTCGAGCTTGGGGTCGCCCAGGATGATTCGCACCAGGTTGAACGGACTGGCCTGGTAATAGCGCGCCTGCATCTGCGGGGAAATCTTGTCGTAGGGTTGGGTTACGACATCGCCAATGGAAACTCTCGTCGGGTCATAGCGGTAGGCGCGAAACGGTGCGATCTCCATGGGGGGATTCTAGAAGTTATCTCACAAACCAGTCTAACAGCCACGCATGGGTAACCTGAGGGGCTAAAGCCCGCATTTCTTGGCGGCTATGGGCGGCCCGGAAAAAGAACTTGCACATTCGTCCCAGCACTCCAGTGCGGCAAATTCTCATGCTTCCCAAGCTGTGGTAGCATCCAATCTAACGAGGCGAGGTAACCCCGCGATCATTGCGGGTTTGGCAGGTTAGCGACACACCCTCACAAGATTGTTCAAGACTGTGCTCCGGATACGGTCACCATTCGCGGACTGGTCGGATTCTTACCGATGCTTGCGGCTGCTGATATGGGCCGCGGCGCTGATCTTTACGATTGCTCTGCCGGCGCAGATCCAGGATCAAGTGCACGTTGAGCCTCGCTCACGTCCAGCCGACGCGACGAAGCCGGCCAGCGGAAAAATTTCCGATTCAGGTCTGAAGACGCACACCAAGCCGATGCGGGTGGACGTGGACCTGGTGCTGATTCCGGCCACCATCACCGACACCCTGAACCGTCTGGTCACGGGCTTGGAACGCGATAATTTTGAGCTGTTCGAGAATGGCCAGAAGCAGGAAATTCGCCACTTTTCCAGCGAAGACGCGCCCTTGTCGCTGGGCGTGATTTTCGACACCAGCGGCAGCATGAGCAACAAGATTGAGAAGTCCCGGGAGGCGGTGGTCGAGTTCTTTCGCACCGCCAATCCGGAAGACGAATTTTTCATGGTTGCCTTCTCCGAACGGCCGGAACTGGTGAGCGACTTCACTTCGTCGGTGGAAGATATCCAGGGCAAGTTAGTCACCGTGAACCCCAGGGGCCGCACTGCGCTGCTGGACGCGATCTACATGGGGCTGAACAAAATGCGCCACGCACACCAGCAGAAGAAGGCGCTGCTGGTGATCTCCGACGGGGGCGACAATCACAGTCGCTACACGGAGAGCGAGATCAAGAGCCTGGTCAAGGAAGCGGACGTGCAGATGTACGCCATCGGCATCTTTGACTCGACGCCGCGCACCGAAGAGGAGCGGATGGGGCCGACCATGCTGGCTGGCCTGACCGATGTTACTGGCGGGCGGACATTTACCATCGATAATCCGAATGAACTGGCGGATGTGGCGACAAAGATCGGTGTGGAGCTACGCAACCAATACGTGCTCGGATACCGTCCAAAGAATCCAGTGCACGATGGCAAATGGCGAAAAGTGAAAGTAAAGCTGAATCCGCCGAAGGGCTTGCCCCCTCTGCATGTATATGCGAAAACGGGTTACTATGCTCCTACGGAATAAGTTCCTGCTTGTGCTCGTGTCCCTGGTCGCGCTGAGCGCGTTTCTGGGGGCGCAAACGTCTTCGTATCCGAATCAGGCGCCGGCGCAGCCACCGCAGTCCTCCGGACAGCAACCGGGAATCCCCGAGCCGATGCCGGGCGACGCGCCCAACCAGCCGGGAAACACGGTCCAGGTGCCCTCCGGCCGCCAGGCTGGTCAGGAGCCGTCCCGGCAGGAGAATGGCACTTACGTATTCACTGCCAAGGTGGAGGAAGTGGCCCTCCACGCCACCGTGATCGACGATAAGCACCGCCTGGTGACCGGGCTCACCCGGAACGATTTTCAAGTGTTCGAAGACGGGGTGCCGCAGCAGATCCGTTCGTTCCGGCGCGAAGATATTCCGGTGGCGGTAGGGATCGTGATCGACAACTCCGGCTCGATGCGCGACAAGCGTCCGGCGGTGAACCGGGCGGCAGTGAATTTCGTGCGCTCCAGCAATCCGCAGGACGAGGTCTTCATCGTCAATTTTAACGACGAATACTATCTCGACCAGGATTTCACCAACCAGATACCGCAACTGAAAGAAGCACTGGACCGGATTGAGTCGCGCGGCGGGACGGCGCTTTACGACGCCGTGGTTGCGTCGGCGGAGCACCTGAAGAAGAATGCACGCCTGGAAAAGAAAGTGCTGCTGGTGGTAACCGACGGCGAGGACAACGCCAGCCGCGAGTCGCTGGAGCAGGCCATCCGGCGCTTGCAGGCGGAAAATGGCCCGACGGTTTACACCGTCGGCTTGCTGGGTGAAGAAAAACAGCGCCGCGCACGCCGTGCGCTGTCGGAAATGTCAGAGCAGACGGGGGGCGTATCGTTCTTTCCCAAGGACCTCAGCGAAGTGGATTCGATCACGCAAACCGTGGCCCACGACATCCGCAACCAGTACACCATCACCTACAAGCCGACGCGGCCGCAGGCGCAGGGCGGCTATCGGACGATTAAGGTCGATGCCCGCGCACCCGGATACAAGCACCTCATGGTGCGCACCCGCAGCGGGTACTATCC from Terriglobales bacterium includes these protein-coding regions:
- a CDS encoding DUF1015 domain-containing protein; the encoded protein is MEIAPFRAYRYDPTRVSIGDVVTQPYDKISPQMQARYYQASPFNLVRIILGDPKLEKPDVYQAAAEHFREWRDQGVLRADPEPSLYTYCQRFTPAGATKEMERRAFIALGRIYEYSDAVVFRHELTHAKPKQDRLDLLRATRAQFEQLFMLYSDPRGRIDGLLLKTASTPEIRVRDEYGVEHRLSRCGERDVVRQVVGLMADKKIIIADGHHRYETAQDYHDERCATSGGKTDAASAFAIMTFVNMDAPGLLILPTHRVISGVPGFDKDLFLRSAFPYFTVEQSAAADPVRLFPLLDHAGQQGTAFVAVIGHEAFLLRARPGAADSVLAGVPARQRELDLVHLHKILLEHVLGLSEESIRLQQNIRYVREAGEAIQQAQGGANVAFLVNPVRVDQVRDIAFAGEVLPQKSTDFYPKLLSGLAIYAME
- a CDS encoding VWA domain-containing protein, which produces MRLLIWAAALIFTIALPAQIQDQVHVEPRSRPADATKPASGKISDSGLKTHTKPMRVDVDLVLIPATITDTLNRLVTGLERDNFELFENGQKQEIRHFSSEDAPLSLGVIFDTSGSMSNKIEKSREAVVEFFRTANPEDEFFMVAFSERPELVSDFTSSVEDIQGKLVTVNPRGRTALLDAIYMGLNKMRHAHQQKKALLVISDGGDNHSRYTESEIKSLVKEADVQMYAIGIFDSTPRTEEERMGPTMLAGLTDVTGGRTFTIDNPNELADVATKIGVELRNQYVLGYRPKNPVHDGKWRKVKVKLNPPKGLPPLHVYAKTGYYAPTE
- a CDS encoding VWA domain-containing protein — encoded protein: MLLRNKFLLVLVSLVALSAFLGAQTSSYPNQAPAQPPQSSGQQPGIPEPMPGDAPNQPGNTVQVPSGRQAGQEPSRQENGTYVFTAKVEEVALHATVIDDKHRLVTGLTRNDFQVFEDGVPQQIRSFRREDIPVAVGIVIDNSGSMRDKRPAVNRAAVNFVRSSNPQDEVFIVNFNDEYYLDQDFTNQIPQLKEALDRIESRGGTALYDAVVASAEHLKKNARLEKKVLLVVTDGEDNASRESLEQAIRRLQAENGPTVYTVGLLGEEKQRRARRALSEMSEQTGGVSFFPKDLSEVDSITQTVAHDIRNQYTITYKPTRPQAQGGYRTIKVDARAPGYKHLMVRTRSGYYPGQERAAK